From the genome of Desulfobaculum xiamenense, one region includes:
- a CDS encoding Mrp/NBP35 family ATP-binding protein: protein MTQSGCSSCSSGGGGENKPSAKQIIQDQMISSTLEKIKYKLFIMSGKGGVGKSSVTVNVAAALAKLGFKVGIMDVDIHGPSVPRLLGLSGQLEGDERGGLIKPKKYDDNLYAVSMDSLLKDTDQAVLWRGPMKTSAIRQFISDVCWGELDFLVIDSPPGTGDEHMTVLKTIPDALCVVVTTPQELSLADVRKAVNFLQYAHASVLGVIENMSGLVCPHCHKEINLFKKGGGKELAEKYGLPFLGEIPLDPTTVVASDLGTPVVYLEEDSPAKNALLKIADEISKAAQNSLEAVSTIHL from the coding sequence ATGACCCAATCCGGATGCAGCTCCTGTTCCTCTGGTGGCGGCGGCGAGAATAAGCCGAGCGCCAAGCAGATCATTCAGGACCAGATGATCTCCAGCACACTGGAGAAGATCAAGTATAAGCTGTTCATCATGAGCGGCAAGGGCGGCGTGGGCAAAAGCTCCGTCACCGTCAACGTTGCGGCCGCGCTGGCCAAGCTCGGCTTCAAGGTCGGCATCATGGACGTGGACATCCACGGCCCCAGCGTTCCCCGTCTGCTCGGTCTTTCCGGTCAGCTGGAAGGCGACGAGCGCGGCGGTCTGATCAAGCCCAAGAAGTACGACGACAACCTCTACGCCGTCTCCATGGATTCCCTGCTCAAGGACACCGACCAGGCCGTCCTGTGGCGCGGTCCCATGAAGACCTCCGCCATCCGTCAGTTCATTTCCGACGTGTGCTGGGGCGAGCTCGACTTTCTGGTCATCGATTCGCCTCCCGGAACTGGCGACGAGCACATGACCGTGCTCAAGACCATTCCGGACGCGCTGTGCGTGGTGGTGACCACGCCGCAGGAACTGTCCCTTGCCGACGTGCGCAAGGCCGTCAACTTCCTGCAGTACGCCCACGCGAGCGTGCTCGGCGTGATCGAGAACATGAGCGGCCTCGTCTGCCCGCACTGCCACAAGGAGATCAATCTCTTCAAGAAGGGCGGCGGCAAGGAACTGGCCGAGAAGTACGGCCTGCCGTTCCTCGGTGAGATTCCGCTCGATCCGACCACCGTTGTGGCGAGCGATCTGGGCACCCCGGTGGTGTACCTCGAAGAGGACTCTCCGGCAAAGAACGCGCTGCTCAAGATTGCCGATGAAATCAGCAAGGCCGCGCAGAACAGCCTTGAGGCGGTTTCGACCATTCACCTCTAG
- a CDS encoding DUF368 domain-containing protein codes for MTFRQALFSGPGPDTFSRALVLAAKGFCMGAADIVPGVSGGTVAFITGIYEDLIAAIRSVNLRAIGALLRFDLAGCIAQVHLRFLVPLLAGLGLALVSMAGVMNMLLKSYPVQIWALFLGLILASILVVSRRVERWTPACWAWLVAGTLFSWFVVGMIPVTTPETWWFILLCGMIAICAMILPGISGAFLLLILGKYEYITGALRNPFDPGNLAVLAIFACGCVIGITSFSRVLHVFFVRWHALAVACLTGFMIGALRKVWPWKEVLETQIIRGKVHVLRDANVLPAFDGDFMFAVLLMATGFALVVLLDRVSERQAR; via the coding sequence ATGACATTCAGGCAGGCCCTGTTCTCCGGTCCCGGACCGGACACGTTCTCCCGCGCGCTCGTGCTGGCCGCGAAAGGCTTCTGCATGGGCGCGGCGGACATCGTTCCCGGCGTTTCGGGCGGTACGGTGGCCTTTATCACCGGCATCTACGAGGACCTCATCGCCGCCATTCGATCGGTGAACCTGCGCGCCATCGGCGCACTGCTCCGGTTCGATCTGGCGGGCTGCATCGCGCAGGTGCATCTGCGCTTTCTCGTGCCGCTTCTCGCGGGCCTCGGGTTGGCGCTCGTGTCCATGGCGGGTGTCATGAACATGCTGCTCAAGTCGTATCCCGTACAGATATGGGCGCTGTTTCTCGGCCTTATCCTCGCGTCCATCCTCGTGGTGAGCCGCCGGGTGGAGCGCTGGACTCCTGCGTGCTGGGCATGGCTCGTCGCCGGAACCCTCTTCAGCTGGTTCGTGGTGGGTATGATCCCCGTCACCACACCCGAGACGTGGTGGTTCATCCTGCTGTGCGGCATGATCGCCATCTGCGCCATGATCCTTCCGGGAATCAGCGGTGCCTTTCTGCTTTTGATCCTCGGGAAATACGAGTATATAACCGGAGCGCTGCGCAATCCGTTTGATCCCGGCAACCTTGCGGTGCTTGCGATCTTCGCCTGTGGATGCGTCATCGGCATCACGTCCTTTTCGCGGGTGCTGCACGTCTTTTTCGTGCGCTGGCACGCGCTGGCCGTGGCCTGTCTCACGGGATTCATGATCGGCGCATTGCGCAAGGTATGGCCGTGGAAGGAAGTGCTCGAAACGCAGATCATTCGCGGCAAGGTGCACGTCCTGCGCGACGCAAACGTGCTTCCTGCATTTGACGGGGATTTCATGTTTGCCGTATTGCTGATGGCGACGGGATTCGCGCTTGTGGTCCTGCTGGACCGCGTGTCGGAACGGCAGGCTCGCTGA
- a CDS encoding hydrogenase maturation protease yields MTNTDKKILVLGCGNILLRDEGIGVRVLERLQDTYDFSENTELVDGGVRGLILTDMISQADHVIVIDAVINGHEPGTLYRLDGDDLKLSLAFKNSVHDMDLLETMCCCELITGKRPAAVVVGIEPKDYQSSPSLEISEELTSRIPEMMDMALKEIEAVGGTWTPRNPS; encoded by the coding sequence GTGACCAATACCGACAAGAAGATTCTCGTTCTGGGCTGCGGCAATATCCTGCTTCGCGATGAAGGTATCGGGGTGAGAGTTCTGGAACGCTTGCAGGATACCTACGATTTCTCCGAAAATACGGAACTCGTCGATGGCGGCGTGAGGGGACTCATCCTCACGGACATGATCTCGCAAGCGGATCACGTGATTGTTATCGATGCGGTCATCAACGGACACGAACCCGGAACGCTCTACAGGCTCGATGGTGACGACCTCAAGCTCTCTCTGGCGTTCAAGAATTCCGTGCACGACATGGACCTTCTGGAAACCATGTGCTGTTGCGAACTCATTACCGGCAAGCGCCCGGCGGCCGTCGTCGTCGGCATCGAGCCCAAGGACTATCAGTCCAGCCCGTCTCTTGAAATCAGCGAGGAACTGACCTCGCGCATTCCCGAGATGATGGATATGGCGCTCAAGGAAATCGAGGCCGTCGGGGGAACCTGGACCCCGCGCAATCCCTCGTAA
- a CDS encoding type IV pilus twitching motility protein PilT: MLRSQFDHIIGQVLDHSPSTSDIFFVAGKPLQAEVHGKLENVPLDPAMGPFSPAQTESCAFCMMGQNQRLFDDLVQHGSCDLSYELLGRARFRVNIFSQRGALSIVMRQLSMKVPTVEQLGLPAIFHEMAHEKFGLVLVTGATGSGKSTTLAALIDSINAQFPVHILTLEDPVEFVHPHKMGTVNQREMGQDFDAFASGLRAALRQAPKVILVGEIRDRETIEIAMQAAETGHLVLGTLHTSDTGQTINRIIGMFDPTEEHLVRQRLGESLKFVVSQRLCPKEGGGRIAAFEILRNNLRIKDLVVNGETPEKTIYNVLETSETFGMMTFDQCLTKHFEEGKVSEETAMVYASDKSALMQRLDRIKTLRGDKVTDISGLELDADYGKE, from the coding sequence ATGCTTCGTTCGCAGTTCGATCACATTATCGGGCAGGTGCTGGACCACAGCCCCTCCACGTCGGACATCTTTTTCGTGGCGGGGAAACCCTTGCAGGCCGAGGTGCACGGCAAGCTCGAAAACGTGCCGCTCGATCCGGCGATGGGGCCGTTCTCGCCCGCGCAGACCGAGTCGTGCGCCTTCTGCATGATGGGGCAGAATCAGCGCCTCTTCGACGATCTCGTCCAGCATGGTTCCTGCGACCTGTCCTACGAATTGTTGGGGCGCGCGCGCTTCAGGGTCAACATCTTCAGCCAGCGCGGGGCGCTTTCCATCGTCATGCGTCAGCTGTCCATGAAGGTCCCCACCGTGGAGCAGCTCGGCCTGCCAGCCATCTTCCACGAAATGGCGCACGAGAAATTCGGGCTGGTGCTCGTCACCGGTGCAACCGGCAGCGGCAAGTCCACCACGCTCGCAGCGCTTATCGACTCCATCAACGCCCAGTTCCCTGTGCATATCCTCACGCTTGAGGACCCGGTGGAGTTCGTTCATCCGCACAAGATGGGCACCGTCAATCAGCGCGAGATGGGGCAGGATTTCGACGCCTTCGCCTCCGGGCTTCGGGCCGCGCTGCGGCAGGCGCCCAAGGTTATCCTCGTCGGCGAAATCCGCGACCGGGAAACCATCGAGATCGCCATGCAGGCGGCTGAGACAGGGCACCTTGTGCTGGGTACGCTGCACACCTCCGACACGGGGCAGACCATCAACCGCATCATCGGCATGTTCGACCCCACGGAAGAGCATCTCGTCCGGCAGCGGCTGGGCGAAAGCCTGAAATTCGTCGTTTCGCAGCGCCTGTGCCCGAAGGAGGGCGGTGGGCGCATCGCGGCCTTCGAAATCCTGCGCAACAACCTGCGCATCAAGGATCTCGTCGTCAACGGCGAGACTCCGGAGAAGACGATCTACAACGTGCTCGAAACGTCCGAGACCTTCGGCATGATGACCTTCGACCAGTGCCTGACGAAGCACTTCGAGGAGGGCAAGGTCAGCGAGGAAACCGCCATGGTCTACGCGTCCGACAAGTCCGCGCTCATGCAGCGGCTGGATCGCATCAAGACGCTTCGCGGTGACAAGGTCACGGACATTTCCGGGTTGGAGCTCGACGCAGACTACGGCAAGGAGTAG
- a CDS encoding nickel-dependent hydrogenase large subunit, which yields MAGCKSKAAPVTPVGDYTGKVVIDPINRIEGHLRIEVEVENGRVKNAWSSSQLFRGLEIILQGRDPRDAKHFTQRSCGVCTHVHALASTRCVDNAIGVDKRIPETGIVLRNMLLGAQFLHDHIVHFYHLHALDWVDVVSALSASPKKAADLANGAGLGHRKHTAAELEETQARLKKFVGSGQLGIFSNAYFLEPHAAYKLPPELNLLATHHYLQALKLQILPSRMMAIIGGKNPHTQSLYEGGITCYDALKKENIAQFKALYKETMDFVNHTYLPDVLAVAPYYLDWGGIGGTTHFQTCGEFPTDEANMDSRFLPSGVIYNRDITNIHKFDLQKIEEGVKYSWYKDDSPKHPWKGVTDPEYTGMDRMTSEDTGKYSWMKAPRYDGKSTEVGPLAQVLVAYGRGHEPTVALVNTVLKHLGVGPEALFSTLGRTAARCIETKLIGDEMVKWIDKLEKNIAKGNVDIVAPFEMPDKAFGVGFVNAPRGMLSHWIEIEGGKIKNFQLVVPSTWNLGPRSDDGTLGPVEEALIGTPVFDPKRPVEILRTVHSYDPCIACGVHVIDPKSNEVYKFKVC from the coding sequence ATGGCTGGTTGTAAGTCCAAAGCGGCCCCGGTCACTCCTGTCGGGGATTACACCGGTAAGGTCGTCATCGATCCCATCAACAGGATCGAGGGTCATCTGCGTATCGAAGTGGAAGTCGAAAACGGCCGCGTCAAGAATGCGTGGTCCAGCTCGCAGCTCTTCCGCGGTCTCGAGATCATCCTGCAGGGTCGCGACCCTCGCGACGCCAAGCACTTCACCCAGCGCTCCTGCGGCGTGTGCACGCACGTCCATGCCCTGGCCTCCACCCGCTGCGTCGACAACGCCATCGGCGTTGACAAGCGCATCCCCGAGACCGGCATCGTCCTGCGCAACATGCTGCTCGGCGCGCAGTTCCTGCACGACCACATCGTGCATTTCTATCACCTGCACGCCCTTGACTGGGTCGACGTCGTCAGCGCTCTGTCCGCTAGCCCCAAGAAGGCTGCCGACCTCGCCAACGGCGCCGGACTCGGCCATCGCAAGCATACCGCTGCGGAGCTTGAGGAGACTCAGGCCCGTCTGAAGAAGTTCGTCGGCTCCGGTCAGCTCGGCATCTTCTCCAACGCCTACTTCCTTGAGCCGCACGCGGCCTACAAGCTTCCGCCGGAACTCAACCTGCTGGCCACCCATCACTACCTGCAGGCTCTGAAGCTCCAGATCCTGCCTTCGCGCATGATGGCCATCATCGGCGGCAAGAATCCGCACACCCAGAGCCTCTACGAGGGCGGCATCACCTGCTACGACGCCCTCAAGAAGGAAAACATCGCGCAGTTCAAGGCTCTCTACAAGGAGACCATGGACTTCGTGAACCACACCTACCTGCCGGACGTGCTGGCGGTAGCTCCGTACTACCTCGACTGGGGCGGCATCGGCGGCACCACGCACTTCCAGACCTGCGGTGAGTTCCCGACTGATGAAGCCAACATGGACAGCCGCTTCCTGCCCTCCGGCGTCATCTACAACCGCGACATCACCAACATCCACAAGTTCGACCTCCAGAAGATCGAAGAGGGTGTGAAGTACAGCTGGTACAAGGACGACTCCCCGAAGCATCCCTGGAAGGGCGTCACCGATCCCGAGTACACCGGCATGGACCGCATGACCTCCGAGGACACTGGCAAGTACAGCTGGATGAAGGCTCCCCGCTACGACGGCAAGTCCACCGAGGTCGGTCCTCTGGCTCAGGTGCTGGTTGCCTACGGCCGTGGCCACGAGCCGACCGTCGCGCTGGTCAACACCGTGCTCAAGCACCTCGGCGTCGGACCCGAAGCTCTGTTCTCCACTCTGGGCCGTACCGCTGCCCGCTGCATCGAGACCAAGCTCATCGGTGACGAGATGGTCAAGTGGATCGACAAGCTCGAAAAGAACATCGCCAAGGGCAATGTCGACATCGTCGCGCCCTTTGAGATGCCCGACAAGGCCTTCGGCGTCGGCTTCGTCAACGCCCCCCGCGGCATGCTGTCCCACTGGATTGAGATCGAGGGCGGCAAGATCAAGAACTTCCAGCTGGTCGTTCCCTCCACCTGGAACCTTGGCCCGCGCAGCGACGACGGTACCCTCGGCCCGGTGGAAGAAGCCCTCATCGGCACCCCGGTGTTCGATCCCAAGCGTCCTGTGGAAATCCTCCGTACCGTTCATTCGTACGACCCCTGCATCGCCTGCGGCGTGCATGTGATCGATCCGAAGAGTAACGAGGTCTACAAGTTCAAGGTCTGCTAA
- a CDS encoding zinc-ribbon domain-containing protein has product MQVTCSECHKTLNIADEKIPAGGRFSVKCPQCGQKIVVDAAAAGASVPPPTHAAPPPYPEPAQPILDLPTVEPDMFPPGSKVAFLYVADGAFHSAAEAWFGANGYHVSTSSDELEAIAKLRLNSYDIVLVEEGDAAKRLLSEISRWPGHKRRAINYVLLGTRAKSLDPNLAFQNGANFYMNTGDRDKAGDLLDGAIRGYELYYQFYKKAALSAGS; this is encoded by the coding sequence ATGCAGGTGACATGCTCGGAATGCCACAAGACGCTGAACATAGCCGACGAGAAGATTCCCGCCGGAGGGCGCTTTTCCGTCAAATGTCCCCAATGTGGGCAGAAGATCGTCGTGGATGCCGCGGCAGCGGGCGCTTCGGTGCCGCCGCCTACACACGCCGCCCCCCCGCCGTACCCTGAACCCGCGCAGCCCATTCTGGATCTGCCCACTGTGGAGCCGGACATGTTCCCTCCCGGCTCGAAGGTCGCATTTCTCTATGTGGCCGACGGGGCCTTCCATTCGGCGGCTGAGGCATGGTTCGGGGCGAACGGCTACCATGTCAGCACGTCATCGGACGAGCTGGAGGCCATTGCCAAGCTGCGTCTGAACAGCTACGACATCGTGCTCGTCGAGGAAGGCGATGCCGCAAAGCGGCTGCTCTCCGAAATTTCCCGATGGCCAGGACACAAGCGTCGCGCCATCAATTATGTGCTGCTCGGAACCCGCGCAAAGAGTTTGGACCCGAATTTGGCCTTCCAGAACGGCGCGAATTTCTATATGAACACGGGCGACAGGGATAAGGCTGGTGATCTGCTCGATGGAGCCATCAGAGGTTACGAGCTTTATTACCAATTCTACAAGAAGGCGGCGCTAAGCGCCGGGAGCTGA
- a CDS encoding protein-L-isoaspartate(D-aspartate) O-methyltransferase, producing MVQVDLRRNRERMVRDQIEARGINDLAVCDAMRKIKRHLFVEEALQAQAYEDHPVPIGFKQTISQPFIVALMSHLLDVQPGMRVLEIGTGSGYQAAVLAEMGAEVYSVERIRELHVAARKRLTELRYFNIRLKLDDGTLGWPEHAPYDRIIVTAGGPELPQPLLDQLADPGMLLMPVGASRRNQDLVLVRKQDGRITQESRGGVVFVDLIGTHGW from the coding sequence ATGGTTCAAGTCGACTTACGCCGGAACAGGGAACGCATGGTTCGTGACCAGATCGAGGCGCGCGGGATCAATGATCTCGCCGTCTGCGACGCCATGCGCAAGATCAAGCGTCATCTTTTCGTGGAGGAGGCCCTTCAGGCGCAAGCCTACGAGGACCACCCCGTGCCCATCGGGTTCAAGCAGACCATCTCCCAGCCGTTCATCGTCGCGCTCATGTCGCACCTGCTGGACGTCCAGCCCGGCATGAGGGTGCTCGAAATCGGCACCGGGTCGGGCTATCAGGCCGCCGTGCTCGCCGAGATGGGGGCGGAGGTCTACAGCGTGGAGCGCATCCGCGAACTGCACGTCGCCGCGCGGAAGCGGCTGACGGAACTGCGATATTTCAACATCCGTCTCAAGCTCGATGACGGGACTCTCGGTTGGCCGGAGCATGCTCCGTACGACCGCATCATCGTCACCGCCGGGGGACCCGAACTGCCGCAGCCGCTGCTCGACCAGTTGGCCGATCCCGGCATGCTGCTCATGCCCGTGGGCGCGTCGCGCCGGAATCAGGACCTCGTCCTCGTGCGCAAGCAGGACGGGCGAATCACGCAGGAGAGCAGGGGCGGCGTCGTCTTCGTCGATCTCATCGGAACGCATGGCTGGTAG
- a CDS encoding HypC/HybG/HupF family hydrogenase formation chaperone produces the protein MCLATPCKISELLDDELATVQVGNSQTFVKCSLMLMQDKPAVGEYVLVHAGFAISKVEQEEAQKTIDLINEMSELAGAKPLGNTAFDL, from the coding sequence ATGTGCCTAGCTACTCCCTGTAAGATTTCTGAACTCCTCGACGACGAACTGGCGACCGTGCAGGTCGGCAACTCTCAGACCTTCGTGAAGTGTTCGCTCATGCTGATGCAGGACAAGCCGGCAGTTGGCGAGTATGTGCTCGTCCATGCTGGATTTGCCATCAGCAAGGTGGAACAGGAAGAGGCCCAGAAGACCATCGACCTCATCAACGAGATGAGCGAACTCGCCGGGGCCAAGCCGCTGGGCAACACGGCGTTCGATCTGTAG
- the pgsA gene encoding CDP-diacylglycerol--glycerol-3-phosphate 3-phosphatidyltransferase, with amino-acid sequence MIKLNLANKLTLARILAVPVIVVLLYFPSKIACLSAMLVFIVASLTDLFDGLIARRMGMVTNFGKFLDPLADKILVGSVLIMLVEMGWVPAWVVIIIIARETTVTGLRAIAADMGMVLAADKYGKLKTVIQILALCPLLLHFEWFGFDPVGIGTFFLYIALVLTVFSGGNYLYKFYKNWLYEENREG; translated from the coding sequence ATGATAAAGCTCAATCTCGCCAACAAGCTCACCCTTGCGCGCATTCTTGCCGTGCCGGTGATCGTTGTCCTTCTGTATTTTCCTTCCAAGATCGCGTGCCTGAGCGCAATGCTCGTTTTCATCGTCGCGTCGCTCACGGATCTCTTCGACGGTCTCATCGCCCGCCGCATGGGCATGGTGACCAACTTCGGCAAGTTCCTCGATCCGCTGGCGGACAAGATCCTCGTCGGCTCCGTGCTGATCATGCTGGTCGAAATGGGCTGGGTTCCCGCGTGGGTGGTTATCATCATCATCGCCCGTGAGACGACCGTGACCGGACTGCGCGCCATCGCCGCAGACATGGGCATGGTCCTCGCTGCGGACAAGTACGGCAAGCTTAAGACCGTGATCCAGATTCTTGCGCTGTGTCCGCTTCTTTTGCACTTCGAGTGGTTCGGCTTCGATCCCGTAGGCATCGGAACGTTCTTCCTCTATATCGCCCTTGTGCTGACAGTGTTTTCCGGCGGGAATTATCTGTACAAATTCTATAAGAATTGGTTATATGAGGAAAATCGGGAAGGATAG
- a CDS encoding type IV pilus twitching motility protein PilT translates to MAQIDAFFKMMHEMGASDLHLSSGTQPIIRLHGELERVKYKVLEHDELKKLLFEITPEAKVKEFEETGDIDFAYEVPNLARYRVNFFNQARGVAAVFREIPQTILTVEQLDLPPILKNLCMLPKGLVLVTGPTGSGKSTTLAAMMDFCNTMRRQHILTIEDPIEFVHQPRQSLINQRELGRDTKSFSAALRGALREDPDIILVGEMRDLETIQLALEAAETGHLVFSTLHTISAAKTVDRIIEVFPGDLQAQIRAGLSEALRAVVAQNLFKRIDRKGRVAALEILIGIPSVRNLIRENKTFQLNSVIETGKKYGMQTLDDEIMKLLQKKIIDPNDAYEKSVDKAKFKQFLTKDPNDFTEA, encoded by the coding sequence ATGGCCCAGATTGATGCCTTTTTTAAAATGATGCATGAAATGGGGGCTTCGGACCTCCATCTCTCCAGCGGAACCCAGCCGATCATCAGGCTGCATGGCGAGCTGGAACGTGTCAAATACAAGGTACTTGAGCACGACGAACTGAAGAAGCTGCTTTTTGAAATCACGCCGGAGGCCAAGGTCAAGGAATTCGAGGAAACGGGCGATATCGACTTCGCCTACGAAGTTCCGAACCTTGCCCGCTACCGCGTGAACTTCTTCAATCAGGCCAGAGGCGTCGCCGCCGTCTTCCGTGAAATCCCCCAGACGATTCTCACGGTGGAACAGCTGGACCTTCCCCCCATCCTTAAGAATCTCTGCATGCTGCCTAAGGGACTGGTGCTGGTCACCGGTCCCACGGGTAGCGGCAAATCGACCACCCTTGCGGCCATGATGGACTTCTGCAACACCATGCGCCGCCAGCACATCCTCACCATTGAGGACCCCATCGAATTCGTGCACCAGCCCCGGCAGAGCCTCATCAACCAGCGCGAGCTGGGGCGTGACACCAAGAGCTTTTCCGCCGCACTTCGCGGTGCGTTGCGCGAAGACCCGGATATCATCCTCGTCGGCGAAATGCGCGACCTCGAAACCATCCAGCTCGCGCTGGAAGCCGCGGAAACCGGCCACCTCGTGTTTTCGACCCTGCATACCATCTCCGCCGCCAAGACCGTCGACCGTATCATCGAGGTCTTCCCGGGCGACTTGCAGGCGCAGATTCGCGCGGGCTTGTCCGAGGCGCTACGGGCTGTCGTCGCGCAGAACCTCTTCAAGCGCATCGACCGCAAGGGCCGCGTCGCCGCGCTGGAGATTCTCATCGGCATTCCTTCGGTGCGAAACCTCATCCGCGAGAACAAGACGTTCCAGCTGAACTCGGTCATCGAAACCGGCAAGAAGTACGGCATGCAGACCCTCGACGACGAGATCATGAAGCTTCTCCAGAAAAAGATCATCGATCCCAACGATGCCTACGAGAAGTCCGTGGACAAGGCCAAGTTCAAGCAGTTCCTCACGAAGGACCCCAACGACTTCACCGAAGCCTAA
- a CDS encoding CBS domain-containing protein: MLTVNDLMTRDVFTLRGTDTLKTARSMMSLARIRHIPIVSNSMKFMGLLTHRDILAATLSQFADVDRKTQDEIDSGIPIREIMRTDVTAVTPETPLQEAAELLLHHKYGCLPVVDNDELVGIITEADFLKLTIRLMDMLDLD, translated from the coding sequence ATGCTGACAGTCAACGATCTGATGACAAGGGATGTCTTCACGCTGCGCGGAACGGACACGCTCAAGACTGCACGCTCCATGATGTCACTCGCCCGGATACGTCACATTCCCATCGTGTCCAACAGCATGAAATTCATGGGGCTTCTCACCCACAGGGACATACTTGCGGCCACTCTGTCACAGTTTGCTGACGTGGACAGAAAAACGCAAGACGAAATCGATTCCGGAATCCCCATCCGCGAGATCATGCGCACCGACGTCACGGCCGTCACCCCGGAAACCCCCTTGCAGGAGGCTGCGGAGCTGCTGCTCCACCACAAGTATGGCTGCCTACCCGTCGTGGACAATGACGAACTTGTCGGCATCATCACCGAGGCTGACTTCCTGAAGCTGACCATCCGCCTGATGGACATGCTCGATCTCGACTAG
- a CDS encoding lytic transglycosylase domain-containing protein, with protein MPILILVMALSLTLDAAQAGAGKMYYFVDEEGRFHFTNRPSSTAYSVFAVFRNFPDKSRDDIMRVVRRMSRRHGVDPSLVAAVIEVESNFEPDAISHKGAQGLMQIMPHTGRDLGLDKPFDMEDNIEAGVKYLKMQIDRFGDKALALAAYNAGPKQVERYGGIPPFPETRQYVRKVLTIYNRLKGS; from the coding sequence ATGCCGATCCTTATTCTTGTGATGGCGTTGAGCCTTACGCTCGACGCCGCGCAGGCCGGTGCGGGCAAGATGTACTATTTCGTGGACGAGGAGGGCCGATTCCATTTCACGAACCGGCCCTCCTCGACTGCGTACAGCGTTTTTGCCGTGTTCCGGAATTTTCCCGACAAGAGCCGCGACGACATCATGCGCGTCGTGCGGCGGATGTCGCGGCGGCACGGCGTGGACCCGAGCCTCGTGGCCGCAGTGATCGAGGTGGAGTCCAATTTCGAGCCGGATGCCATATCCCACAAGGGAGCGCAGGGGCTCATGCAGATCATGCCCCATACCGGGCGCGATCTCGGCCTCGATAAGCCCTTCGACATGGAGGACAACATCGAGGCCGGAGTGAAGTATCTGAAGATGCAGATCGATCGTTTCGGCGACAAGGCGTTGGCCTTGGCCGCGTACAACGCAGGACCCAAGCAGGTCGAGCGCTACGGCGGCATCCCTCCGTTTCCGGAAACCCGGCAGTACGTCCGGAAGGTGCTTACCATCTACAATCGACTCAAAGGCAGCTGA
- a CDS encoding septum formation initiator family protein, protein MRVIFLALLLVLNAFLGYRLLASDQGVFAYVKLREECGRMQDRLAEADRRARDLSREIRLLQFDRDYLKDTIRKRMNYLAQDEVVYVFPDAKTDSTDPHAGAATNANQD, encoded by the coding sequence GTGAGAGTAATTTTTCTTGCCCTGCTTCTTGTGCTCAATGCCTTCCTCGGTTATCGCCTCCTCGCGAGTGATCAGGGGGTCTTTGCCTATGTCAAGCTCCGGGAGGAGTGTGGGCGAATGCAGGACCGGCTGGCCGAAGCCGATAGGCGCGCCCGCGACCTTTCGCGTGAAATCCGTCTGCTTCAATTCGACCGGGACTACCTCAAGGACACAATTCGCAAGCGAATGAACTATCTGGCTCAGGACGAAGTCGTGTACGTCTTCCCGGATGCCAAAACCGATTCGACCGATCCGCACGCAGGAGCCGCCACGAATGCAAACCAAGATTAA